In the genome of Ctenopharyngodon idella isolate HZGC_01 chromosome 19, HZGC01, whole genome shotgun sequence, one region contains:
- the tnfa gene encoding tumor necrosis factor a (TNF superfamily, member 2), whose amino-acid sequence MMEHASQVVLDLEKVTLPLPRVMVPRRKAGTSKSGVWRVCGALLAVALCAAAAVCFTLNKSQSNQESATGLKLTMRDHFSKANFTSKAAIHLTGAYDPEVSNKTLDWRVNQDQAFSSGGLKLVNREIIIPDDGIYFVYSQVSFHICCASDRGADQDIVHMSHAVMRISDSYGGKKALFSAIRSACVHASDSDDLSYNTIYLGAAFQLQAGDKLLTETTPLLLPRVENENGKTFFGVFAL is encoded by the exons ATGATGGAGCATGCCAGTCAGGTAGTGTTGGATCTTGAAAAAGTAACGCTGCCCTTGCCGAGGGTGATGGTGCCGAGGAGGAAGGCTGGCACTTCAAAGTCAGGCGTATGGCGGGTGTGTGGGGCTCTTCTGGCTGTGGCCCTGTGTGCTGCCGCTGCTGTCTGCTTCACGCTCAACAAG TCTCAGAGTAATCAGGAAAGTGCAACTG GGCTCAAGCTTACAATGAGAGATCATTTTTCAAAAGCAAATTTCACTTCCAAGGCTGCCATCCATTTAACAG GTGCATACGACCCTGAAGTCTCTAATAAAACCCTAGATTGGAGAGTGAACCAGGACCAGGCTTTCTCTTCAGGCGGCTTGAAATTAGTAAACAGGGAGATCATCATTCCTGATGACGGCATTTACTTCGTCTACAGCCAGGTCTCTTTCCACATCTGCTGCGCGTCTGACAGGGGCGCGGACCAAGACATTGTGCATATGAGCCACGCAGTTATGCGCATTTCCGATTCCTATGGAGGCAAAAAGGCGCTTTTCAGCGCTATCCGCTCCGCCTGCGTGCACGCGTCTGACAGTGACGATTTGTCGTACAACACAATTTATCTCGGTGCGGCCTTCCAATTACAAGCTGGAGACAAACTGCTCACCGAGACGACGCCACTACTCCTGCCCCGCGTCGAAAATGAAAACGGAAAGACCTTTTTTGGGGTGTTTGCTCTGTAA